One segment of Curtobacterium poinsettiae DNA contains the following:
- a CDS encoding UDP-glucose dehydrogenase family protein translates to MSESKKSTASADTRPAPVISVIGTGYLGATHAAAMAEMGFETIGVDIDPSKLAALSAGEVPFFEPGLPELITKHVASGKLRFTADIASAVAAADVHFVCVGTPQKAGSHAANLAYVESATRGVAENLTHPGLIVGKSTVPVGTASRLRGIVREFTPAGIDAELIWNPEFLREGKAVEDTLHPDRLVWGGASEAADAVIREVYAAPIGEGTPVITTDLATAELVKVSANAFLATKISFINAISEMCAITGADVSTLADALGHDARIGRKFLNAGLGFGGGCLPKDIRALMYRANEIGAGQVVGLMQQVDEINMGQRQRVIDMAIDSAGGSVLNRRVAVIGAAFKPLTDDVRDSPALNVAAALHLRGAQVTLWDPEAMEPAKRSFPTLSYAASMTDAIEGADVVLVLTEWDDIITADPVALGDLVGRRVVIDARNCLPVSDWVKAGWTVRSLGRPTPVTGAPVSVAAGTNDALATSR, encoded by the coding sequence ATGAGCGAGTCCAAGAAGTCGACCGCATCGGCCGACACCCGCCCCGCACCCGTCATCAGCGTCATCGGCACCGGCTACCTCGGCGCCACCCACGCGGCCGCCATGGCCGAGATGGGCTTCGAGACCATCGGTGTCGACATCGACCCGTCGAAGCTCGCCGCGCTGTCCGCCGGTGAGGTCCCGTTCTTCGAGCCCGGGCTGCCGGAGCTCATCACGAAGCACGTCGCCAGCGGCAAGCTCCGCTTCACCGCCGACATCGCCTCGGCCGTCGCCGCTGCGGACGTCCACTTCGTCTGCGTCGGCACCCCGCAGAAGGCCGGGTCGCACGCCGCGAACCTGGCCTACGTCGAGAGCGCCACGCGCGGCGTCGCCGAGAACCTCACCCACCCGGGCCTCATCGTCGGCAAGTCGACGGTCCCGGTCGGGACGGCATCGCGACTCCGCGGCATCGTCCGCGAGTTCACCCCCGCCGGCATCGACGCGGAACTCATCTGGAACCCCGAGTTCCTGCGTGAGGGCAAGGCCGTCGAGGACACCCTGCACCCCGACCGTCTGGTCTGGGGCGGAGCCTCCGAAGCCGCCGACGCCGTGATCCGCGAGGTCTACGCCGCGCCCATCGGCGAGGGCACCCCGGTCATCACCACCGACCTCGCCACCGCGGAGCTCGTCAAGGTGAGCGCCAACGCGTTCCTCGCCACGAAGATCTCGTTCATCAACGCGATCTCCGAGATGTGCGCGATCACGGGAGCGGACGTGTCCACGCTCGCCGACGCCCTCGGCCACGACGCCCGTATCGGCCGGAAGTTCCTGAACGCCGGCCTCGGCTTCGGTGGTGGCTGCCTGCCGAAGGACATCCGGGCCCTCATGTACCGCGCGAACGAGATCGGTGCGGGCCAGGTCGTCGGCCTCATGCAGCAGGTCGACGAGATCAACATGGGGCAGCGCCAGCGGGTCATCGACATGGCGATCGACTCGGCCGGGGGATCGGTGCTCAACCGTCGCGTGGCCGTCATCGGCGCCGCGTTCAAGCCCCTGACCGACGACGTCCGGGACTCCCCGGCGCTCAACGTCGCCGCGGCGCTGCACCTCCGCGGCGCCCAGGTGACGCTCTGGGACCCCGAGGCGATGGAGCCCGCGAAGCGCTCGTTCCCGACGCTGAGCTACGCCGCCTCGATGACGGACGCGATCGAGGGCGCCGACGTCGTCCTCGTGCTCACCGAGTGGGACGACATCATCACCGCCGACCCGGTCGCCCTCGGTGACCTCGTCGGGCGCCGCGTCGTCATCGACGCGCGCAACTGCCTCCCGGTCTCCGACTGGGTGAAAGCGGGGTGGACCGTCCGTTCCCTGGGACGTCCCACGCCGGTCACGGGTGCACCCGTGAGCGTCGCAGCGGGGACGAACGACGCGTTGGCCACGAGCCGCTAG
- the glnA gene encoding type I glutamate--ammonia ligase has product MFSDSSEVLAFIKDTDVKFLDIRFTDLPGVQQHFNIPASTVDEDFFSVGQLFDGSSIRGFASIHESDMQLIPDVTTAYVDQFRAERTLIMIFDIYNPRNGEIYGRDPRQVAKKAEKYLASTGIADTAFFAPEAEFYIFDDVRYSVTQNESFYAVDSEEGAWNTGRDEEGGNLANKTPYKGGYFPVSPVDKTADLRDDITLKLIDAGFELERSHHEVGTGGQQEINYKFDTMVHAADDILKFKYIVKNTADQWGKVATFMPKPLFGDNGSGMHTHQSLWSDGKPLFYDENGYGGLSDLARWYIGGILKHAPALLAFTNPSINSYHRLVKGFEAPVNLVYSAGNRSAAIRIPITGTNPKAKRIEFRAPDASGNPYLAFAAQLMAGLDGIQNRIEPHEPVDKDLYELPPEEAKGIPQVPGSLDEALDALEADHEFLTKGNVFTEDLIQTWIDYKRENEILPLAQRPHPFEYELYFGV; this is encoded by the coding sequence ATGTTCAGCGATTCCTCCGAGGTCCTGGCCTTCATCAAGGACACCGACGTCAAGTTCCTCGACATCCGCTTCACGGACCTGCCCGGTGTGCAGCAGCACTTCAACATCCCGGCATCCACCGTCGACGAGGACTTCTTCTCGGTCGGCCAGCTGTTCGACGGCTCCTCGATCCGTGGGTTCGCGTCGATCCACGAGTCCGACATGCAGCTGATCCCCGATGTCACCACGGCGTACGTCGACCAGTTCCGCGCCGAGCGCACGCTCATCATGATCTTCGACATCTACAACCCGCGGAACGGTGAGATCTACGGCCGCGACCCGCGCCAGGTCGCGAAGAAGGCCGAGAAGTACCTCGCGTCGACGGGCATCGCGGACACCGCGTTCTTCGCCCCCGAGGCCGAGTTCTACATCTTCGACGACGTCCGCTACTCGGTCACGCAGAACGAGTCCTTCTACGCCGTCGACTCCGAAGAGGGCGCCTGGAACACCGGTCGTGACGAAGAGGGCGGCAACCTCGCCAACAAGACCCCGTACAAGGGCGGCTACTTCCCCGTGTCGCCGGTCGACAAGACCGCCGACCTGCGCGACGACATCACCCTCAAGCTGATCGACGCCGGCTTCGAGCTCGAGCGCTCGCACCACGAGGTGGGCACCGGCGGCCAGCAGGAGATCAACTACAAGTTCGACACGATGGTCCACGCCGCGGACGACATCCTGAAGTTCAAGTACATCGTCAAGAACACGGCCGACCAGTGGGGCAAGGTCGCCACGTTCATGCCGAAGCCGCTCTTCGGCGACAACGGCTCGGGCATGCACACCCACCAGTCGCTCTGGTCCGACGGCAAGCCGCTCTTCTACGACGAGAACGGCTACGGCGGTCTGTCGGACCTCGCCCGCTGGTACATCGGCGGCATCCTGAAGCACGCCCCGGCGCTGCTCGCCTTCACCAACCCGTCGATCAACTCGTACCACCGTCTGGTCAAGGGTTTCGAGGCCCCGGTCAACCTGGTCTACTCGGCCGGCAACCGCTCGGCGGCGATCCGCATCCCGATCACGGGCACCAACCCGAAGGCCAAGCGCATCGAGTTCCGCGCGCCCGACGCCTCCGGAAACCCGTACCTCGCCTTCGCCGCGCAGCTGATGGCGGGCCTCGACGGCATCCAGAACCGCATCGAGCCGCACGAGCCGGTCGACAAGGACCTCTACGAGCTCCCCCCGGAGGAGGCCAAGGGCATCCCCCAGGTCCCCGGCTCGCTCGACGAGGCGCTCGACGCGCTCGAGGCGGACCACGAGTTCCTCACGAAGGGCAACGTCTTCACCGAGGACCTCATCCAGACCTGGATCGACTACAAGCGCGAGAACGAGATCCTCCCGCTGGCCCAGCGCCCGCACCCGTTCGAGTACGAGCTGTACTTCGGCGTCTGA
- a CDS encoding RDD family protein, whose protein sequence is MARSTPSPSAPSEHPDGWPGKDLGLPESGPRSVGRIGRRVVALLIDGALADLVAYVTGVWSPVNGSGDIAHSWVQIAIFAVLQIVFICLLSGSFGHICVGLRVVPMRGGYVGVWRPILRTVLLCLVVPALIIDRDSRGAHDRIAGTVLVRR, encoded by the coding sequence ATGGCCCGCAGCACTCCCAGTCCGTCCGCGCCCTCCGAGCACCCGGACGGATGGCCGGGGAAGGACCTCGGGCTGCCCGAGTCCGGGCCCCGGAGTGTCGGGCGGATCGGCCGGCGGGTCGTCGCGCTGCTGATCGACGGTGCGCTGGCCGACCTGGTCGCCTACGTCACCGGTGTGTGGTCGCCGGTGAACGGTTCGGGCGACATCGCGCACTCCTGGGTGCAGATCGCCATCTTCGCCGTGCTGCAGATCGTCTTCATCTGCCTGCTGTCCGGGTCGTTCGGCCACATCTGCGTCGGACTCCGGGTCGTGCCCATGCGCGGGGGCTACGTGGGGGTGTGGCGGCCGATCCTCCGGACGGTGCTGCTCTGCCTGGTGGTCCCGGCGCTCATCATCGACCGCGACAGCCGGGGCGCGCACGACCGCATCGCCGGGACGGTGCTCGTCCGGCGCTGA
- a CDS encoding DUF4191 domain-containing protein, which translates to MARSSSTDKKAKEPGRLKQMFQVFQMTRKADPSSVWWFALAFVGPVVLGVLLALLLPGQNWLAIVLWIVAGVLLGVLLFLIVLGRLAERAAYSQIEGQPGAVGAVLSNSLRRQWRSSEMPVAVHGRSQAAVYRAVGRPGVVLITEGQRGNLNRQVDEERRKVQRIVPNVAVHVLHVGDGTGESLTLHKLPRAMNKLKKSLNRNEVLAVANRLDSLTQSPAASIPKGMDPMRARAGRPR; encoded by the coding sequence ATGGCACGCAGCTCTTCCACAGACAAGAAGGCGAAGGAGCCGGGGCGTCTCAAGCAGATGTTCCAGGTCTTCCAGATGACCCGGAAGGCCGATCCGTCGTCGGTCTGGTGGTTCGCCCTCGCCTTCGTCGGTCCGGTCGTCCTCGGTGTCCTGCTGGCGCTGCTCCTGCCGGGGCAGAACTGGCTCGCGATCGTCCTGTGGATCGTCGCCGGTGTGCTGCTCGGTGTGCTGCTCTTCCTCATCGTGCTCGGCCGCCTGGCAGAGCGTGCCGCGTACTCCCAGATCGAAGGCCAGCCCGGCGCGGTCGGTGCCGTGCTGTCGAACTCGCTCCGTCGCCAGTGGCGCTCGAGCGAGATGCCCGTCGCGGTGCACGGTCGCTCGCAGGCAGCGGTCTACCGCGCCGTGGGTCGCCCCGGAGTGGTCCTGATCACCGAGGGCCAGCGCGGCAACCTCAACCGCCAGGTCGACGAGGAGCGCCGCAAGGTCCAGCGCATCGTCCCGAACGTCGCCGTGCACGTGCTGCACGTGGGAGACGGCACCGGTGAGAGCCTGACGCTGCACAAGCTGCCCCGTGCCATGAACAAGCTCAAGAAGTCGCTCAACCGCAACGAGGTCCTGGCGGTCGCGAACCGTCTCGACTCGCTGACCCAGAGCCCTGCGGCCTCGATCCCGAAGGGCATGGACCCGATGCGGGCCCGCGCCGGACGGCCGCGCTGA
- the sucB gene encoding 2-oxoglutarate dehydrogenase, E2 component, dihydrolipoamide succinyltransferase — translation MSESVNLPALGESVTEGTVTRWLKNVGDRVEVDEPLLEVSTDKVDTEIPSPIAGVVEEILVPEDETVEVGTALVKIGDGSGSSDGGSDSSDSGADDTNAAAADAEEPEAAPSTEQEAETPAPEPTEPEPAPAGQTQPAAPQAPSAPPAAAPVPAAAPVPPPAAAPPAAVPAQAAPAAAPAPASAPSATAAAVPNPTQDGAASGYVTPLVRKLANEQGVDLSTVTGSGVGGRIRKEDVLAAAAKAPAAPAAAAPATASGPFVAEVSPLRGTREKMTRLRKVVAERAVQSMTSTAQLTSVVEVDVTKVAQFRDAHKAEFLEKTGSKLSFMPFFALAASEALKAHPKINSTVEGDEIVYPETENVSIAVDTERGLLTPVIKDAASLDLAQFSKSIADLAERTRNNQLKPDELAGGTFTLTNTGSRGALFDTPVVFLPQSAILGTGIVTKRPAVVKVDGQEAIAIRSFVYLALSYDHRIIDGADASRYLVAVKNRLEEGNFAPNLGY, via the coding sequence ATGAGCGAATCCGTCAACCTCCCGGCGCTCGGCGAGAGCGTCACCGAGGGCACGGTGACCCGATGGCTGAAGAACGTCGGTGACCGGGTCGAGGTCGACGAGCCGCTGCTCGAGGTCTCGACCGACAAGGTCGACACCGAGATCCCGTCGCCGATCGCCGGCGTCGTCGAGGAGATCCTCGTGCCGGAGGACGAGACCGTCGAGGTCGGCACCGCCCTCGTGAAGATCGGTGACGGCTCCGGCTCGTCGGACGGCGGTTCGGACTCGTCCGACTCCGGCGCCGACGACACGAACGCCGCCGCTGCCGACGCCGAGGAGCCCGAGGCCGCTCCGAGCACGGAGCAGGAGGCCGAGACCCCCGCGCCCGAGCCCACGGAGCCCGAGCCCGCTCCCGCCGGTCAGACGCAGCCCGCCGCCCCGCAGGCACCGTCCGCCCCGCCCGCGGCAGCGCCGGTCCCGGCCGCCGCGCCGGTCCCGCCGCCCGCAGCCGCTCCGCCGGCGGCCGTGCCGGCCCAGGCCGCTCCGGCAGCCGCGCCGGCTCCGGCTTCCGCGCCGAGCGCCACCGCCGCCGCGGTGCCGAACCCCACGCAGGACGGCGCGGCCTCCGGCTACGTCACCCCGCTGGTGCGCAAGCTCGCCAACGAGCAGGGAGTCGACCTGTCCACGGTCACGGGTTCCGGTGTCGGGGGGCGCATCCGCAAGGAGGACGTCCTCGCCGCCGCTGCGAAGGCCCCGGCCGCCCCGGCTGCAGCAGCACCCGCCACCGCGTCCGGCCCGTTCGTCGCCGAGGTCTCGCCGCTGCGCGGAACCCGCGAGAAGATGACCCGCCTGCGCAAGGTGGTGGCCGAGCGTGCCGTGCAGTCGATGACCTCGACCGCGCAGCTCACGAGCGTCGTCGAGGTCGACGTCACGAAGGTGGCGCAGTTCCGCGACGCGCACAAGGCGGAGTTCCTCGAGAAGACCGGCTCGAAGCTCTCCTTCATGCCGTTCTTCGCCCTCGCGGCGTCCGAGGCGCTGAAGGCCCACCCGAAGATCAACTCCACGGTCGAGGGCGACGAGATCGTCTACCCGGAGACCGAGAACGTCTCCATCGCGGTGGACACCGAGCGCGGCCTGCTGACCCCGGTCATCAAGGACGCGGCCTCGCTGGACCTGGCGCAGTTCTCGAAGTCCATCGCGGACCTCGCCGAGCGCACCCGGAACAACCAGCTGAAGCCCGACGAGCTGGCCGGCGGCACGTTCACGCTGACCAACACCGGTTCGCGTGGCGCGCTGTTCGACACCCCCGTGGTGTTCCTGCCGCAGTCGGCGATCCTCGGCACCGGCATCGTCACGAAGCGCCCGGCGGTCGTGAAGGTCGACGGCCAGGAGGCCATCGCCATCCGCTCGTTCGTCTACCTGGCACTGTCGTACGACCACCGGATCATCGACGGCGCGGACGCCTCGCGGTACCTCGTCGCGGTGAAGAACCGTCTCGAAGAGGGCAACTTCGCCCCGAACCTCGGGTACTGA
- the lpdA gene encoding dihydrolipoyl dehydrogenase, whose protein sequence is MTEQTYDVVVLGGGSGGYAAALRAAELGMSVALIEGDKLGGTCLHRGCIPTKALLHAAEIADGTRDAEKYGVIAEFAGVDVPKVIDYQQGVINSKYKGLQGLIKARGITVVEGWGRLTSQNTVQVGDQTVTGKNIVLATGSYSKSLPGLEIGGRVITSETALRMDYVPNKVVILGGGVIGVEFASVWKSFGAEVTIVEGLPHLVPAEDESMSKQLERAFRKRGIEFSLGVRFQGVEQHENGVVVTLEDGKTFDGDVLLVAVGRGPVTQNVGYDEVGVAMDRGFVTTNERLATNIPNVYAVGDIVPGLQLAHRGFQQGIFVAEEIAGLNPVVIEDKNIPKITYSDPEVASVGLSQAKAEEQYGADKVDSYEYNLAGNGKSHIIGTSGSVKVVRVVDGPVVGVSMIGARVGELIGEAQLAVNWEAYPEDIAPLVHGHPTQNEALGEAFLHLAGKPLHAL, encoded by the coding sequence GTGACGGAACAGACTTACGACGTCGTTGTCCTCGGTGGCGGGAGTGGTGGGTACGCCGCTGCGCTCCGGGCCGCCGAACTCGGCATGAGCGTCGCGCTCATCGAGGGCGACAAGCTCGGAGGGACGTGTCTGCACCGCGGCTGCATCCCGACCAAGGCGCTGCTGCACGCCGCGGAGATCGCCGACGGCACGCGGGACGCCGAGAAGTACGGTGTGATCGCTGAGTTCGCCGGGGTCGACGTGCCCAAGGTGATCGACTACCAGCAGGGCGTCATCAACTCCAAGTACAAGGGCCTGCAGGGCCTGATCAAGGCCCGCGGCATCACCGTGGTCGAGGGCTGGGGTCGTCTGACCTCCCAGAACACCGTGCAGGTCGGCGACCAGACCGTCACCGGCAAGAACATCGTGCTCGCGACCGGCTCCTACTCGAAGTCCCTGCCCGGGCTCGAGATCGGCGGCCGCGTGATCACCAGCGAGACCGCGCTCCGCATGGACTACGTCCCGAACAAGGTCGTCATCCTGGGCGGCGGCGTCATCGGCGTCGAGTTCGCCAGCGTCTGGAAGTCCTTCGGGGCCGAGGTCACCATCGTCGAGGGCCTGCCGCACCTGGTCCCCGCCGAGGACGAGTCGATGTCGAAGCAGCTGGAGCGCGCGTTCCGCAAGCGCGGCATCGAGTTCTCGCTCGGTGTCCGGTTCCAGGGTGTCGAGCAGCACGAGAACGGCGTCGTCGTCACACTGGAGGACGGCAAGACCTTCGACGGGGACGTCCTGCTCGTCGCCGTCGGCCGTGGCCCGGTCACGCAGAACGTCGGCTACGACGAGGTCGGTGTGGCGATGGACCGCGGGTTCGTCACCACGAACGAGCGTCTCGCCACGAACATCCCGAACGTCTACGCCGTCGGCGACATCGTCCCCGGCCTGCAGCTCGCGCACCGCGGCTTCCAGCAGGGCATCTTCGTCGCCGAGGAGATCGCCGGCCTCAACCCGGTGGTCATCGAGGACAAGAACATCCCGAAGATCACCTACTCCGACCCCGAGGTCGCGTCGGTCGGGCTCTCGCAGGCCAAGGCCGAAGAGCAGTACGGCGCCGACAAGGTCGACTCGTACGAGTACAACCTGGCCGGCAACGGCAAGAGCCACATCATCGGGACCTCCGGTTCCGTCAAGGTCGTGCGCGTCGTGGACGGCCCCGTCGTCGGCGTCAGCATGATCGGTGCCCGCGTCGGCGAGCTCATCGGCGAAGCCCAGCTCGCCGTGAACTGGGAGGCCTACCCCGAGGACATCGCTCCCCTGGTGCACGGTCACCCGACCCAGAACGAAGCCCTCGGCGAGGCGTTCCTGCACCTCGCGGGCAAGCCGCTGCACGCGCTGTGA
- a CDS encoding leucyl aminopeptidase, translated as MVRPTLSTTSSPPEATTADVLVVGVRPGSSGEADSTAVLAPTALGALDALAGLDLAAIGVTGAKDQLVRLPATGVGAKSVALIGLGSATGAAAIRAAAGSAVRQLPRVDSITLALPTDSAELVDAALEGAALGAYAFTRHKGAGTKAPARGDQRIEVVAPADVAADAAVRPAIVADAASLVRDLVNTAAGDLGPQDVADVATGFASDLPLTVEVLDEQALEEQGFGGILGVGRGSARPPRLVVVRYSPESATKHLALVGKGITFDSGGLSLKPAASMLGMKTDMTGAATVLAATVAAARLGLDVRVTAWLALAENMPSGTATRPGDVLTLKNGTTVEVTNTDAEGRLVLGDGMAAASLEQPDALVDVATLTGAQVVALGDRTTGLMGSDDLVAKVRAVADGVAEPIWPMPLPEELEARLSSDVADIVNATVGNPAGGMLLAGKFLERFAGEGVPWAHLDIAGPSENKGGGYAWLGKGATGAMVRTLIALAEDLQSE; from the coding sequence ATGGTCCGACCGACGCTCTCCACCACCAGTTCACCCCCCGAGGCCACCACCGCCGACGTGCTCGTCGTCGGGGTCCGTCCGGGCTCGTCCGGCGAGGCCGACAGCACCGCCGTGCTCGCTCCCACCGCCCTGGGCGCGCTCGACGCCCTCGCCGGCCTCGACCTCGCCGCGATCGGGGTCACCGGCGCGAAGGACCAGCTCGTCCGCCTGCCCGCCACCGGCGTCGGTGCGAAGTCGGTCGCGCTGATCGGGCTCGGGTCCGCCACGGGTGCCGCGGCGATCCGTGCTGCGGCCGGCAGCGCCGTCCGCCAGCTCCCCCGGGTCGACTCGATCACGCTCGCCCTGCCCACCGACTCGGCCGAGCTCGTCGACGCCGCCCTCGAGGGCGCGGCGCTCGGTGCGTACGCCTTCACCCGGCACAAGGGCGCCGGCACCAAGGCCCCGGCCCGCGGCGACCAGCGCATCGAGGTCGTCGCCCCCGCGGACGTCGCCGCCGACGCCGCCGTGCGCCCCGCCATCGTCGCCGACGCCGCGTCGCTCGTGCGCGACCTCGTGAACACCGCCGCGGGCGACCTCGGGCCGCAGGACGTCGCCGACGTCGCGACCGGGTTCGCCTCCGACCTGCCGCTCACCGTCGAGGTCCTCGACGAGCAGGCGCTCGAGGAGCAGGGCTTCGGCGGCATCCTCGGCGTCGGCCGTGGTTCGGCGCGTCCCCCGCGCCTGGTCGTCGTCCGGTACTCGCCGGAGTCCGCCACGAAGCACCTCGCCCTCGTGGGCAAGGGCATCACCTTCGACTCGGGCGGCCTCTCGCTCAAGCCGGCGGCGTCGATGCTCGGCATGAAGACCGACATGACCGGTGCCGCCACGGTGCTCGCCGCGACCGTCGCCGCCGCCCGCCTGGGCCTCGACGTGCGCGTGACCGCGTGGCTCGCCCTCGCCGAGAACATGCCCTCCGGCACCGCGACCCGCCCGGGCGACGTCCTGACGCTGAAGAACGGCACCACGGTCGAGGTCACGAACACCGATGCCGAGGGCCGCCTGGTGCTCGGTGACGGGATGGCCGCCGCGTCGCTCGAGCAGCCCGACGCGCTCGTCGACGTCGCCACGCTGACCGGTGCCCAGGTCGTCGCGCTCGGCGACCGCACCACCGGCCTGATGGGCAGCGACGACCTCGTCGCGAAGGTCCGCGCCGTCGCCGACGGCGTCGCGGAGCCGATCTGGCCGATGCCGCTGCCCGAGGAACTCGAGGCCCGGCTGTCCAGCGACGTCGCCGACATCGTCAACGCCACGGTGGGCAACCCGGCCGGCGGCATGCTGCTCGCGGGCAAGTTCCTCGAGCGCTTCGCCGGCGAGGGTGTCCCCTGGGCGCACCTCGACATCGCGGGTCCGTCGGAGAACAAGGGCGGCGGGTACGCCTGGTTGGGCAAGGGTGCGACGGGCGCGATGGTCCGGACGCTCATCGCTCTCGCAGAAGACCTCCAGTCCGAGTAG
- a CDS encoding proteasome assembly chaperone family protein, translating into MGTVNHPEELYTFDADAPTVPAGLHLVAGLTGFADAGSAVAQVTNSVLEDLDTELVAEFDPDVLLDWRARRPVITFEHDHISAVEPPRLALHLVRDEIGQPFLFLSGYEPDFQWNRFVRAVTGLAADLQVADTTWVQSIPMPVPHTRPIGLTVSGTRADLVEQMSVWKPETQAPANVLHLVEHRLAETGAQVTGLVLLVPHYLSDTEFPDAAVAALSGIAAATGLIFPTDALRESGREFLARVEEQVAGNPELQRLVSVLEERHDTYMEGNPVASPLTGVDGEVPTADSIAAELERFLADRRTQGDATD; encoded by the coding sequence ATGGGGACGGTGAACCACCCCGAGGAGCTCTACACGTTCGACGCGGACGCCCCGACCGTGCCAGCAGGGTTGCACCTGGTCGCCGGGCTGACCGGCTTCGCCGATGCCGGATCGGCGGTCGCGCAGGTGACGAACTCCGTCCTCGAGGACCTCGACACCGAGCTCGTCGCCGAGTTCGACCCCGACGTGCTGCTCGACTGGCGGGCCCGTCGCCCGGTCATCACCTTCGAGCACGACCACATCAGCGCCGTCGAGCCGCCACGGTTGGCGCTGCACCTGGTGCGCGACGAGATCGGCCAGCCGTTCCTGTTCCTGTCGGGCTACGAGCCGGACTTCCAGTGGAACCGCTTCGTCCGCGCCGTCACCGGGCTCGCCGCCGACCTGCAGGTGGCCGACACCACGTGGGTGCAGTCCATCCCGATGCCGGTCCCGCACACCCGTCCGATCGGCCTCACCGTCTCCGGCACCCGGGCCGACCTCGTCGAGCAGATGAGCGTCTGGAAGCCCGAGACCCAGGCGCCGGCGAACGTCCTGCACCTGGTCGAGCACCGCCTCGCCGAGACGGGCGCGCAGGTCACCGGGCTCGTGCTGCTCGTGCCGCACTACCTGTCCGACACCGAGTTCCCCGACGCCGCCGTCGCGGCGCTCTCCGGCATCGCCGCCGCGACCGGGCTCATCTTCCCGACGGACGCCCTGCGCGAGTCGGGTCGCGAGTTCCTCGCCCGCGTCGAGGAGCAGGTGGCCGGGAACCCCGAGCTGCAGCGCCTGGTGTCCGTGCTCGAGGAGCGGCACGACACGTACATGGAGGGCAACCCCGTCGCGTCGCCGCTCACGGGCGTGGACGGCGAGGTGCCGACCGCCGACTCGATCGCGGCCGAGCTCGAGCGCTTCCTCGCCGACCGACGCACCCAGGGCGACGCGACCGACTGA
- a CDS encoding MFS transporter — MNSRRAFLIWGVAVLAYVLAVVQRSSLGVSGVDAQDRFAVSAAVLSTLAVVQIAVYAGLQIPVGIALDRVGPRRLVLLGAALLVVGQAIVAVSPSIGPAIVGRVLVGAGDAMTFISVIRLVPMWFSGRILPQISQWTGNLGQIGQILSAFPFAVLLHTVGWTPAFGVAAAASAVGLVLAAVFVRNGPVPVRTDTIPLPHSWGAAFRTFGHALRRPGTQLGFWSHYVTQSSGTVFSLLWGVPMLRGLGYSPGEAAGFLTIIVVVGFVAGPVLGVLCARFPMRRSNLVLGVVVLLAVLWTAILLWPGHPPTWLLVLLVVAMGIGGPGSLIGFDFARSFNPVGSLGSANGVVNVGGFLAAFVMMYLIGVLLDVAARASGTEVFAWENFRIALSVQYVVVGLGVGMLLHARRRTRRVLHSEEGIRVGPLWVALVARLRKRHVQ; from the coding sequence GTGAACTCCCGTCGTGCCTTCCTGATCTGGGGCGTCGCGGTCCTCGCGTACGTCCTCGCCGTGGTGCAGCGGTCCTCCCTCGGGGTCTCCGGAGTCGACGCGCAGGACCGGTTCGCCGTCTCCGCCGCGGTCCTGTCCACCCTGGCCGTGGTGCAGATCGCCGTCTACGCGGGGCTCCAGATCCCGGTGGGGATCGCCCTCGACCGCGTGGGCCCGCGCCGGCTGGTGCTCCTCGGCGCCGCGCTGCTGGTCGTCGGACAGGCGATCGTCGCGGTGTCCCCGTCCATCGGGCCGGCCATCGTGGGGCGGGTGCTTGTCGGTGCCGGTGACGCGATGACCTTCATCTCGGTCATCCGTCTGGTGCCGATGTGGTTCAGCGGCCGGATCCTCCCGCAGATCTCGCAGTGGACGGGCAACCTCGGGCAGATCGGCCAGATCCTGTCGGCGTTCCCGTTCGCGGTGCTCCTGCACACGGTGGGCTGGACACCGGCGTTCGGCGTCGCGGCCGCTGCCAGCGCCGTGGGCCTGGTGCTCGCAGCGGTCTTCGTGCGGAACGGTCCCGTGCCGGTGCGGACGGACACGATCCCGCTGCCGCACTCGTGGGGCGCCGCGTTCCGCACCTTCGGGCACGCGCTCCGGCGCCCGGGCACGCAGCTCGGGTTCTGGTCGCACTACGTCACGCAGTCGTCGGGCACGGTGTTCTCGCTGCTGTGGGGTGTCCCTATGCTCCGGGGGCTCGGGTACTCCCCGGGTGAGGCGGCGGGCTTCCTCACGATCATCGTGGTCGTCGGGTTCGTCGCCGGTCCGGTGCTCGGCGTGCTCTGCGCGCGGTTCCCGATGCGCCGGTCGAACCTGGTGCTCGGCGTCGTCGTCCTGCTCGCGGTGCTCTGGACGGCGATCCTGCTCTGGCCCGGGCACCCGCCGACGTGGCTGCTCGTGCTGCTCGTCGTCGCGATGGGGATCGGCGGGCCCGGTTCCCTGATCGGCTTCGACTTCGCCCGGTCCTTCAACCCGGTCGGATCGCTCGGCTCGGCGAACGGCGTCGTGAACGTCGGCGGGTTCCTGGCGGCCTTCGTGATGATGTACCTGATCGGCGTCCTCCTCGACGTTGCTGCGCGGGCGTCGGGCACCGAGGTGTTCGCCTGGGAGAACTTCCGGATCGCCCTCAGCGTGCAGTACGTCGTGGTCGGTCTGGGCGTCGGGATGCTGCTGCACGCGCGCCGTCGGACCCGCCGGGTGCTGCACTCGGAAGAGGGAATACGCGTCGGGCCGCTCTGGGTTGCACTCGTTGCACGCCTGCGGAAGCGGCACGTGCAATAA